From one Rosa rugosa chromosome 4, drRosRugo1.1, whole genome shotgun sequence genomic stretch:
- the LOC133744485 gene encoding hydroquinone glucosyltransferase-like produces MEPACQVAIVPTPGLGHLIPLLELAKRLVVHHNFTVTFLIPNDGTNLTPQKKVLEVLESISSTFLPPVNFDDLPPESKVETKIALTLARSLSAVRASVKALAESARLVALVVDLFGPEAFDVAIEFNVVGIYSAKVHFIYARIFGLSLACLFEMKTCGMLLRMDGSSARILKPRKQWTDEEVRDRNCDFKARNSLYTALSKKERVRISHCDMAKQAWDLLQVTYEGNKKVRGQKLQRLVLEFENMQMGEDESIDDFHARLMYVTKDDTLDEETNVKCKQLYHASKIVLRKNYTLEKEIDSLREEKEKIELQFETSVKEWNVERTNLVDKIKVLQDEVKSEVGDKEHVSNVLPYLFFPTSAMDLWFVFELPKLDETTTCEYRDLPEPVQYSGCVPLHGRDLADPVQDRSNDAYKALLRISKRYKSAAGIMVNSFADLEPGAFKAFKEQGPGLGLPPVYPVGPVTRTGSADELGGENKCLSWLDRQLKGSVLFVSFGSGGTLTTEQMNELALGHEMSRVKFLWVSRSPNEKQNATFFGARGSNDPLSFLPEGFLERTKDVGLVVTCWAPQVQILSHRLTGGFLTHCGWNSTLESIVHGVPLIAWPLYAEQKMNAVLLAEDLKVAWRVKVNEKGIVQCQEISKYAEGLIEGDEGRVLKKKMMELKEPSIIFYFTSLFSPYLPFAHISSLYQYIAV; encoded by the exons ATGGAACCAGCCTGTCAAGTCGCCATTGTCCCAACTCCAGGTTTAGGCCACCTGATACCCCTGCTGGAGCTGGCCAAACGACTCGTCGTCCACCACAACTTCACCGTCACCTTCCTCATCCCCAACGACGGTACGAACCTGACACCGCAAAAGAAAGTCCTGGAAGTCCTGGAGAGCATATCCTCCACCTTCCTCCCTCCAGTCAACTTCGACGACCTCCCACCAGAATCGAAGGTGGAAACCAAGATCGCTCTCACCTTGGCTCGGTCACTCTCCGCTGTCCGCGCCTCAGTTAAGGCCCTAGCGGAATCGGCTCGGCTGGTGGCGCTTGTTGTTGATCTCTTTGGTCCTGAGGCCTTTGATGTGGCCATTGAGTTTAATGttgtag GAATATACTCGGCAAAAGTGCACTTCATATACGCAAGAATTTTTGgtttgagtcttgcatgtttgtttga GATGAAAACATGTGGAATGTTGTTGAGAATGGATGGGTCATCTGCAAGAATTCTTAAACCTAGGAAGCAGTGGACAGATGAGGAAGTTCGTGACAGAAATTGTGATTTTAAGGCTAGAAATTCCTTATACACAGCTTTAtccaagaaggagagggtgAGAATAAGCCATTGTGACATGGCTAAAcaagcatgggatcttcttcaggtcacttatgaaggaaataaaaaggttAGAGGTCAGAAGCTTCAGAGACTTGTCTTGGaatttgagaacatgcaaaTGGGGGAGGATGAATCAATAGATGACTTTCATGCTCGTCTTATGTACGTGACAA AAGATGATAcccttgatgaagaaacaaatgtcAAGTGTAAGCAGTTATATCATGCTTCgaaaattgttcttcgaaaaaatTATACACttgaaaaagaaattgattctttaagagaagaaaaagagaaaattgagCTACAATTTGAAACTTCTGTAAAAGAATGGAATGTTGAGCGTACTAACCTTGTTGATAAGATAAAAGTTTTGCAGGATGAGGTTAAGTCTGAAGTTGGGGACAAGGAACATG tttcaaatGTGCTGCCCTACCTTTTCTTCCCTACTTCGGCAATGGATTTGTGGTTTGTGTTTGAGTTGCCAAAGCTTGACGAGACTACTACTTGTGAGTACAGGGATTTGCCTGAACCGGTCCAGTATTCGGGTTGTGTGCCGCTGCATGGCAGAGACTTAGCAGACCCGGTTCAAGATAGGAGCAATGATGCTTATAAGGCGCTGCTCCGCATCAGCAAGAGGTATAAGTCGGCTGCTGGGATCATGGTGAACAGCTTTGCGGATTTGGAACCGGGTGCTTTCAAGGCTTTCAAGGAGCAAGGACCAGGTCTTGGTCTTCCACCGGTTTACCCGGTAGGACCAGTGACAAGGACCGGTTCGGCGGATGAATTGGGGGGTGAGAATAAGTGCTTGAGCTGGTTGGATCGTCAGCTAAAAGGGTCAGTGTTGTTTGTTTCGTTTGGAAGTGGTGGAACCCTTACCACTGAGCAAATGAATGAGTTGGCTTTAGGGCATGAAATGAGTAGGGTCAAATTTCTTTGGGTTTCTAGGAGTCCAAATGAGAAACAAAATGCCACATTTTTTGGTGCTCGAGGTTCTAACGATCCTTTAAGTTTTCTACCCGAAGGGTTTTTAGAGAGAACCAAAGATGTTGGTCTAGTGGTAACTTGTTGGGCTCCTCAGGTTCAAATTTTGAGTCACAGGTTGACGGGCGGTTTTTTGACCCATTGCGGGTGGAACTCAACCCTAGAGAGCATTGTACATGGTGTGCCTTTAATTGCTTGGCCGCTCTATGCTGAGCAAAAGATGAACGCTGTTTTGCTTGCTGAAGATCTAAAGGTAGCATGGAGGGTTAAGGTGAATGAAAAGGGCATAGTGCAGTGTCAGGAGATTTCCAAGTATGCAGAGGGACTAATTGAAGGAGATGAAGGGAGAGTGCTCAAAAAGAAGATGATGGAATTGAAAGAGCCATcgataattttctattttacatCATTATTTTCTCCATATTTACCATTTGCACACATAAGTAGTTTGTACCAATATATAGCTGTATAG
- the LOC133742890 gene encoding probable jasmonic acid carboxyl methyltransferase 2 codes for MEVVQVLHMKNGDGETSYARNSTVQKKTISFAKPIIEKAVLEILGSTIMGIESMGIADLGCSSGPNTFLLVSHIMDVIHAKFSTVTELRVFLNDLFSNDFNSIFMSLPAFYDKLNKQDYNNGRDPEQHVINPLISAVPGSFYGPLFPRKSMHFVHSSFSLHWLSQVPDGLNNKGKIYMSKSSPQCVLDAYSMQFQKGFAVFLRSRAQEIVDGGRMVLSFMGRPSSDPTADQGTFYQYELLAQALMAMVSKGLIKEEKVDSFNLPHYAPCAEELNLVLQKEGSFIKEHLEAFEVDWDIGGADLDHNMPNGTFDDDQTITSNGQQMANSIRAVVESMLESHFGKEIMDDVFQKYAELVSRHLTNSTTTPKYTVWVISLVKKN; via the exons ATGGAGGTGGTGCAAGTACTTCATATGAAGAACGGAGATGGCGAGACTAGTTATGCCAGAAACTCCACTGTTCAG AAAAAAACAATATCTTTCGCCAAGCCAATCATTGAGAAAGCAGTGCTAGAAATCTTGGGCTCCACTATCATGGGAATAGAGAGCATGGGAATAGCAGATTTGGGTTGCTCCTCTGGACCCAACACCTTCCTACTCGTCTCGCATATCATGGATGTAATACATGCTAAATTTAGCACAGTTACAGAGCTTAGAGTGTTTCTAAATGACCTCTTTAGCAACGACTTCAACTCCATCTTTATGTCACTCCCAGCCTTCTACGATAAACTGAATAAGCAAGACTATAATAATGGTCGTGATCCTGAGCAGCATGTCATAAATCCCTTAATTTCTGCTGTGCCCGGTTCGTTTTACGGTCCATTGTTTCCCAGAAAGAGTATGCACTTTGTTCACTCTTCTTTTAGTCTTCACTGGCTATCTCAGGTCCCCGATGGCCTAAACAACAAAGGAAAGATTTACATGTCTAAGAGCAGCCCACAGTGTGTGTTGGATGCATACTCCATGCAGTTTCAGAAAGGCTTTGCTGTTTTTCTGAGGTCTAGGGCACAAGAAATAGTCGATGGAGGACGAATGGTGTTGTCCTTCATGGGCAGGCCATCCTCTGACCCAACAGCTGATCAGGGAACTTTCTACCAGTACGAGCTCTTAGCCCAAGCATTAATGGCCATGGTTTCCAAG GGTCTTATAAAAGAGGAGAAGGTTGATTCCTTCAACTTGCCCCACTATGCTCCATGTGCAGAGGAATTGAATTTGGTGTTACAAAAAGAAGGGTCTTTCATCAAGGAACACCTTGAAGCATTCGAAGTTGATTGGGATATTGGCGGTGCTGATCTCGATCATAACATGCCTAACGGTACATTTGACGATGATCAAACAATAACAAGCAATGGGCAGCAAATGGCCAACAGCATAAGAGCCGTAGTTGAGTCAATGCTTGAATCTCATTTTGGAAAAGAGATAATGGATGATGTGTTTCAGAAATATGCAGAGCTCGTTAGCAGGCACTTAACAAATAGTACCACTACACCCAAGTATACGGTTTGGGTCATTTCACTCGTTAAAAAGAATTGA
- the LOC133742892 gene encoding uncharacterized protein LOC133742892 isoform X1, with the protein MNGDLSRFLSSFYRSPSPTIGYYYTRALDLPLLDPAMTDSSGCRRRFAIASSYFCLCISFSASFFVLLRLTTIPAELWYAARRLDSLQSYYSIPIVFSQAMGDPQENRYLDFLAAYSTINQSYSLAKSYGPARSHQSLMVLHCSGIYWGGRVVIFKF; encoded by the exons ATGAATGGGGACTTGTCCAGATTTCTCTCCTCTTTTTATCGGTCTCCGAGTCCGACCATCGGTTATTACTATACGCGCGCGTTGGACCTTCCTCTACTCGATCCAGCTATGACCGACAGTTCTGGATGTCGTCGTCGATTTGCTATTGCATCTAGTTATTTTTGCCTTTGCATTTCGTTCTCTGCTAGCTTCTTCGTTTTGCTTCGGTTGACGACAATCCCGGCGGAGCTCTGGTATGCTGCTCGGCGCTTAGATTCTCTTCAAAG TTACTACTCGATTCCAATTGTATTCTCTCAAGCGATGGGGGATCCCCAGGAAAACAGATATCTAGACTTTCTTGCAGCTTACTCTACTATTAACCAG TCTTACAGTCTAGCAAAGTCTTATGGTCCAGCAAGGTCCCACCAAAGTCTTATGGTCCTGCACTGCTCAGGTATATATTGGGGAGGAAGAGTCGTGATATTTAAATTTTGA
- the LOC133742892 gene encoding uncharacterized protein LOC133742892 isoform X2 yields the protein MNGDLSRFLSSFYRSPSPTIGYYYTRALDLPLLDPAMTDSSGCRRRFAIASSYFCLCISFSASFFVLLRLTTIPAELCYYSIPIVFSQAMGDPQENRYLDFLAAYSTINQSYSLAKSYGPARSHQSLMVLHCSGIYWGGRVVIFKF from the exons ATGAATGGGGACTTGTCCAGATTTCTCTCCTCTTTTTATCGGTCTCCGAGTCCGACCATCGGTTATTACTATACGCGCGCGTTGGACCTTCCTCTACTCGATCCAGCTATGACCGACAGTTCTGGATGTCGTCGTCGATTTGCTATTGCATCTAGTTATTTTTGCCTTTGCATTTCGTTCTCTGCTAGCTTCTTCGTTTTGCTTCGGTTGACGACAATCCCGGCGGAGCTCTG TTACTACTCGATTCCAATTGTATTCTCTCAAGCGATGGGGGATCCCCAGGAAAACAGATATCTAGACTTTCTTGCAGCTTACTCTACTATTAACCAG TCTTACAGTCTAGCAAAGTCTTATGGTCCAGCAAGGTCCCACCAAAGTCTTATGGTCCTGCACTGCTCAGGTATATATTGGGGAGGAAGAGTCGTGATATTTAAATTTTGA